GGATCGCGCCATTGCCGAGTGTTTGCAGGCGATTGAACTCGACCCGGACTTTGGCAATCCCTACAACGACATCGGGGCCTATCTCATCGAGCGCGGCGATCCGCTTTCATCTGCGCTGTGGCTCAAGCGGGCCATGAAGGCCAGGCGGTATGAGTGCTACTTCTATCCGCACTTCAACTACGGGCGGGTACTTGAATGGCAGGGGCGCTGGCTCGACGCCATGCAGGAATACACGACGGCGCTGGCGTACAACCCGGATTATGCCCCGGCCAAAA
This window of the Chloracidobacterium sp. N genome carries:
- a CDS encoding tetratricopeptide repeat protein, translating into MNDARDNCEHLETTDDLAVREAARYFQAAYQRQMEGNLDEAIQLYERSIALHPTAEAHTFLGWTYSFLGDLDRAIAECLQAIELDPDFGNPYNDIGAYLIERGDPLSSALWLKRAMKARRYECYFYPHFNYGRVLEWQGRWLDAMQEYTTALAYNPDYAPAKKAIRQLQCRLN